CGGCGACGGCGCCGCCGCTGGAGCTTGCCTGCGACGCGCGACAACACGCGGTCCACGGCACCCTGCGACACCGCCCAATCGAGCGCGTGCTGACTGTCGCCCGCGGCGACATCCTTATCGTTATTCCCCGGAGGAACGGTTTTGCTGCGACGGGATTTCATCGTTCGAACAAGCGTTGATAACCTTGGGCCCGGAAAAATTCCTCCAGGCGACGCACACCGCGCGCCGCCTGCTCGTCCACCGTTTTCGGCGAAATGCCAAGGCGCTGCGCGACCTCCTGACGCGGCAACCCCTTCAAGCGATAGAGGACAATAACGTCGCGGCAGCGCCGCGGCAGCGCCACGAGCCCCTCGGCCAGCACCTCGATTTTTTCCTCCGTGTCGATTTGCTCCTGTGCGCTCGGCTTTTCCTCGACCACCTCGAGTCCGCCAGCCTCGCGCTCGGAGAGAAAAGGCGCCGTTCGGTTCCGCCGCACCCAATCGAGCGCGAGACGCCGCGCCACCGTGAACAGGAAGGCGCGCGCCGAGCGCACCGGCGTCGACAGATGGGTGCGCCAAATGCGCAGGTAGGATTCCTGGACTACATCGTCAACGTCGCGCACCGCCGGAAAGGATCCTCGGAGATACGAGCGCAGGATCGGTTCGTGCGGCTGGACCTCCTCGGAGAACCAGCGCCGGTGTTCAGGGGTGTGGGGCATCGCGACAGGGTGCGGAGAGGTGGCGCCATCATTCAACGCCAGCGCAAAGGCGCAACTGTCGTCCGCGTCCTCGTCCGCGCCGGCGCTTCTCGGCGGCTCGGATGCGGAGGTCTGCGGGAATGATGAAATCTCGTCCATGTCCTGTTCACCGCTCGATTGCGCCACCCTCGAATTCGACGACATAGACCGTCCCCATCAGGTCGTTCACTTCGCACGACACTTCGAAAGAGCGCGCACCCGACGCATCGACGCGCACCGGAATCGACTCATGGCGCGGATCGTCGAGGCGGTGAACGCTGATGACGCGATTCCTGAATGCCGGCAGCGCGAAAGTGCGGTCGCGCTCCACGTGGAAGACCGTGAAATACAGCCGCCCCGGCTTGGTCGTGCAGCGCCAATCGGTGAAGGCGAGGAATGGCGCCGTGCCCGACGGGCGGCGCAGGTGCGCGGCCGGCTCGCCGAACTCCTCGCCGAACGGCGATCGCCCCGCGCCGTAGATCGCCTCGCCGTGCGCCTTCAACCAATCGCCGACAGCGCGCAGATTCTCCGCGCAAACCTCCGGCACCGTCCCATCGGCCATCGGCCCGATATTGAGCAGGTAGTTCCCGCCCTTGCTGACGACGTCAACGAGACGGAATACGACTTCGCCGGGCGACTTCCAGTTGCGGTCGTCGCGGCGAAATCCCCACGTCTGGTTCATCGTCGCCGGCACTTCCCACGCCGTCGCTGAGCCGGCATTCGGCACGACATTGTCGTCGGTGCTGACGTAGTCTCCCGTGCCGCCGAGCCGACCATCGATCAGGCAATCCGGCTGCAGCGCGCGCACGAGTTTGACCAAGCGATCGGCCCGGCCGTTCGTCGCCATCATGTGCGGCGTGTCGAACCACACGAGCGCCAGCGGGCCATAGCCGGTGAGCAACTCGCGCAACTGCGCCTCCACCTTGCCTTGAAGGTAGGCGTCGAACGAGCCGTCGCGCTCCTTCTCCGCGTTGGGCGGAAAATCCCAGTCGTTCCCCGCCCCACCCCGTTCATGCCAGTCTTGCGCCTGCGAATAATAGACGCCGAAGCGCAAGCCACGCCGAGCGCACGCCGCCGCGAGCTCACGCACGACATCCCGCCCGAACGGCGTCGCGTCCACGACGTTGAACGAACTCGCCTCGGATTTGAACAGCGCGAAGCCGTCATGGTGCTTCGCCGTCAACACGACGTAGGTCATGCCCGCATCGGCGGCGAGGCCAGCCCACGCGTCGGCGTCGAACCGCGCCGCCGTGAACTGGCGCGCGAGCCCCGCGTATTCCGACGCCGGAATCTTCATGCGGTGCTGCACCCACTCGCCGATGCCGGGCGAACGCTCGCCCTTCCAGTAGCCGGCGGGCAGCGCGTAAAGTCCCCAATGGATGAACAACCCGAACTTGCCCTTGCGAAACCAGCGCAGCCGGATCTCGCGCGCCGCCGCGTCAGCATCCGGCGAGCTCACGTTTTCCGATGCACGCGGCGCGACGGCACTGACTGCGAGAGCGATGGCAGCGAGGAACGTTTGGCTGAATCGGTTCATGGCCGGAGAGGTCAGCGGCGGCCTTGCGCAATCAACCATTCCTTCGCGCGCTCGGTTTGCTCTGGTGTGGCCGCGTGCCCCATCTCGAGCGCGATCAACATTTGTTTCGGGGCGGAGATGCTGTTGTAGGCCGCGAACACGGAGGTCGGCGGACAGCTTTCGTCGTTGTAGCCCCAGGAGTAGAAACCCGGCGCCTTTATCCGGCGCGCGAAATTCACCGCGTCGTAGTAGCCCGTCGTCGCGATGCGCTCGGGAGTCGCGAGCGGCGCGGGCGCGCCGTCCGGGCTGGGCCGAAACATGTGCGGCCAGCCGCCGGCGCGCCCATGCAGATAGCCGGTGACATCGCAATAGGCCGGATAAAACGCCGCTACGGCGGTCACGCGCGAATCGAGTCCCGCCGTGACGAGAGAGAGCTGCCCGCCCTGGCTGCCGCCGGTGACCAGAAGATGCCGGCCGTCCCATGCCGGCCGGTTGACGAGAAAATCGTTCGCTCGCAGGCATCCGAGGTAGATGCGGCGATAGTAGTATCGATCACGCTGATCGAGATTGAGCACGTTGTAGGCGTCCAGTGCGCCCGTCGCCAGGCTCGTGTAAACCTCGGGGGCAAGATTCACGGGGATGCCGTGCACGCCGATCTGGAGGGTGATGAACCCTTTTTCCGCCAACTCGCGGTCGCCGGTGTAGGCGCGCACGCCCGCTCCCGGCACACGCAGCAGCGCGGGGTATTTTCCCGGAGCCTTCGGTTCGCACAAAATGCCGTAAACGCGCGCCGTGCCCGTGCCCGCGGCATTCAGTGTCGCGACGCTGACGTGATACACGTTAATCGCGCCGGTGGACTCCGCCGGAAGCAGTTCGACTCGCGGATCGAGCGGCACTTGCTCGAGCGCGGTTTTCCCTTCGGCCCAAAACCGATCGAAGTCCTCCGGCTCGCGCTGCGTCGCGGCGATTTTCTCGGGAGAAAAGCCTGCCGTCGCGAGCGCTCGCACGGTTTTTCCGCCGACGCTCGCGGTCACGATGCAGCGTAGGAATCCCGGCGCAGTCAGCGTCCCGCCATCGATCTCGGCGCTGCCGTCGGCCAGTTTCGCCGTGCGCTCATCAGCCGGCATCATCTCGGATCCGACGCGGTATTTGATCTCCACTCCGCGGAGCGGCTCCTGATCCCAACTCGCGCGCACCCGGAAAATCACCTTCTCGCCGGGAAGATAGGTCCAGCCGGCGCGATCCGGGACGACCTGCAATTGGGTCGCGGCCACGCGCTCGCCGCCGAAGGGCAGAGCTGTCACCGCGCGCAACGCGGAGGTCAGCAGCAAAAAACCGAGTAGCAATCGATTCATGGGGAAAACGGTTCGATCATCGTGAACTCCGCTCTCGCGCGCGTGCGCCGTAGCCGACCAAACCGACGATCTTGAGCGCCACGTCCGCTCCGGCCGCGTCGATCGTCAGCCACGCCGCCGCAGCGTCGTAGCTCCAGCGCGTCGCGCCGATCACGCCCGCCGGCTGCGCAAAAGTCTTCACCCGCAAGCGCCACTGGCTTTCGTGCTGACTCGCAACCGCGATTGTGCCCGCGTCTTCGTCAACTTCGATGGTGGCGTCTGCATACTCGGTTCCAGTGCCGAGTGGCAGGTGGCAGAGGCGGTGCGATCGACCCGCCGGAAACACCAGCAAAGCTCGGCGCTTCGCGTCGGCTTCGTTGCCATTGCCCAGTGCGCCCAACCGTGTCGCCATGGGGATCACGGCCCCCGCGCGCACGAAGATCGGGTATCGCTCAAGCGGGACGTCGTAGGCGAACTCCGTTCCCGGCGCGTAGGTGCGGTCTTGTTGCCACCAATCGATCCAAGTCCCTTCCGCCGGCGTCCGAACCTGTTTCGTCAACTCCGGTCCGGCTACCACCGACACGAACACATCCGGTCCGAGCAGGTGCTGCCGCCGCGCCGAGTCCGGTTGGCGCACGACCGACCCGCGGCCGAGATGTGCATCCACTGCGCACGAGAAAAGGTAGTCTCCCAATTCGCTGTGGAGCGTCGCGAAATCGCGATAGATCCGCACGGTCTCCTCGTCGTGAAACCACGGCAGGTGCTCCTTGAGGCCGCCGTTCGATCCGCCGTTCGACATCACCGGCATCAGCGCACCGAGTTGGGCGTAGCGGATCAGCTCGGTTTTCGACGGGGGTTTTTCGTAGTATCCGCCGACCTCGACGGCGAGCACTCCGTAACCGGCCGCCGCGCTGCGATAGAGATTGTCCAGCTGCAGGCGGATCCCGCCCCAGTCGCCGGAAAAGTCCCCCGACCAACCCACCGAGCATTTCGCGATCGGAGCGGCCCAACCGTCTTGATGCGAGTAAGGCCGCGCCAGTGTGATCGCCTCTGGGTTCCGCGAAACCGCGTAGTCATGGATCGCGGAGTAATACCAGTTCTTGAACGTGTCGCGGTCCATCTCGCCGACCGAGGTGCGGAACCGCTCCGGCAGGTATGCCTCGCCTTGGTCGACCTTCCAGCCGTCGATCTTGAGCCGCGCGACTTGGTCCATGCGCTTCGCCCACAACGCCCGTGCAGCCGCGCTGGTGAAGTCGAGATGACGTCCCCGCCCCTTCCACCAGTCGATCACGCGTCCGTCATCGACCGCGAAGCCCAGCGCCTGCACGCGGTCGTATTCCGGATCGGGCTGCGGCACGTCCTTGCTGGTGATGTTGAGGCAGCCGGTCAGCCAGAGGATCACGCGCACGTTCTTCGCGTGCAGGCCTTGAACCATCTCGGCCGCGCCGGGGTATCGCCGCGCGTCCCATTCGAAGTTCGTGTAGGCGGTGCTCCACGGACTATCGACAATGACCGCCCCGACCGGAATCCCGCGGCTGAGGTAACCGTCGACCAGGCCTTCCGTCGCCGCGCGGGTGTTCTGCGAATCCTCCCAAACCCAAGGCTCGAACGCCCACCGAGGCACCAGCGGCGGCGGGCCCGCCAAGCGGCTGACCTTGGCAGCGCCCACGCACGACAGCGACAGGCAGAGCATACAAGCCAAGGTCGCGCCGCGCAAAACTCCGAGCCGGCGCAGTGCGGGGCGCGTCCAAGCAAACAATCCACGGCGCTGGGGGTGAGGCGCTAGCGAGGGGTGACGAGGCATCTGATAACTAGACGCGCCCCCCCGTCGGTTTCCCTACAAGAATGTTCTGCCTCGAGTCGTCCGATGGCATGACATGCGGCAGTGTTGCACCGGGCCGCGTCAGACGGGGACGGAGTAAGCGTGGCACAGGCGCGGGGCGAGGCGGGTTAACTCGCACGGAATGCCACACCTACATTCCTGTCGCCGTCCGTCTCGGCCGATCCGCCGGGGTCGCTTGCGCGCGGGCGATCTCCTCGGCGCGCAGCTCGCGGCGCAGGTATTTTCCGACCCCCGACTTGGGGAGCGCCGAACGAAACTCGACCAGACGCGGGACCTTGTAGGCGGCGAGATGCTGCCGACAGTGCGCGATCACCGCCTCGGCATCGAGCGTCGCCGCCGGCTGAAGCACGACGAACGCTTTCACCGTCTCGCCGCGGTAGGGATCGGGCACGCCAATCACGACTGCCTCCAATATGCCCGGGTGACGGAACAACGCCTCCTCGACCTCGCGCGGGTAGACGTTGAATCCTCCCGCGATAACGAGGTCCTTCTTGCGATCGATCAGGTAAAAATATCCCGCCGCGTCGCGATAGCCGATGTCGCCGGTGTGGAGCCAACCGTCGCGCAGGACGCGGGCCGTTTCCTCCGGCGCGCGCCAGTAGCCGGCCATCACTTGCGGGCCGCGCACGACGACCTCGCCCGCTTCACCGTCGGGCAGATCACGCGTGCCGGTTTCGACATCCACGATGCGCACCTCCGTGTCCGGAGCCGGGCGGCCGATGCTGCCGGCGACGACCGGGCCGTCGGGCGGATTGGCGTGCGTGACCGGAGATGTTTCACTCAGCCCGTAGCCCTCGGAAATCTGACCGCGACGGAGAAGTTTAGTCTGAAAATTCCGCATCACCTCGACCGGCAGCGCCGCGCCTCCGCTCATGCAGACGCGAACCGAGTCGAAGTCCTCCGGCGCCGCCTCCGGTGTGTTCAGCAAACCGATGAACATCGTCGGCACGCCATGAAAAATCGTCGGGCGATGCCGGCGGAACGTTTCCACGACATTTCGCGGCTCGAAACGCGGGAACACGATCACGGTCGCGCCGTGCGCCACGCCAGCCGCCAGCACGCACGTCAGCGCAAAAATGTGGAAGAACGGCAACGCTCCCACCAACACCTCGGGATCGGCGCGCCCGAGCCCCACGCACGCGGCCGACTGAAACACGTTTGCGACGATGTTCGCCTGCGTGAGCATCGCCCCCTTGGAGACGCCGGTTGTGCCGCCGGTGTATTGCAGGCAGGCGAGGTCGTGCGGCTCGAGTTTCACAGGGACCGGTTGCCCTCCTCGCGCCAGCCACTCGGGCCAGCTTGCGCTGTCTCCACCGGGCGCGGCGCCGTTGACGACGATGACCGTCGGCGCATGTGGACACTCGTTCGCTGCGGCAGCGGCCACCTCCGCGCATTTGGCATCTGACAGGACGAGCGCGATGGCCGCGTCGCTCCACTGCGCGCTCGCTTCCGGGCGCGTGTAGATTGTGCAAGTCGGCGTGGCGATCGCTCCTATTTCCCAGAGCGCAAAGAGCGCCACGGCGAACTCGATCGAATTCGGCATTATCAGCGCCACTCGATCTCCTTTCCGAATGCCACGCGCTTGGAGACCGGCCGCGACCGCGCGCACGTCATGGCAGAAATTCCGGTAGGTAACACGGCGGGACTCACAGACGAAAACGGCGCGATCCGGCACACGGGCGCACGTCCGCGCGAGTAACTGCGGCAAAAGCAGGTCGGGGGCAGGCATAGGTTTTCCCCTCGACGCGGCGAAAAAGGGGTAACGCCAGGCGCGTGGGAGCGCCGCTACGACGCCAGCGGACTCCAGCGCCGACAACGCGTTCCGTTTATCGATTCGGGCAGCCGAATGCCTCGGCGCTACCGCACGAGATCACAGCTTGCGCACCGCGAAGAGCAGATGCTCGAGCGTCGCGTCGCGCGCCTTCGCCGCATCGCGGTTGCGGATGTGAGCGAGGATTTCCTCGTGGTAGCGGTGGATCGCGACCCAGTGATCGTCCGGGATGACCTGTCCGTAGATCTCGGTCATGACGCCGCCCAACACATCGAGCAGCGCGCAAACCAAGGTATACAGCAGCGGGTTACCCGTAGCCTGCGCGATGCGGCGATGGAATTCCGAGTTCAGCGACGCGTAGCGGAACTTGTCGTCCATCGCCCCGCGCATCTGCTGCACGATGTCCTCCAAATCCGCCAAGTCCTGCTCGGTGCGCTTCTGCGCGGCCAGCATCGCTGCGTGCATTTCCAGGCCATGGCGCGCCTCCTCGATTTCCCAGGCATTGTTCACGCGCGTGGCGGCGAGTCGCTCAATCACTTCGGCGAGTGAGCGCGCGTCCAGTGGGCGGACGACCGCACCCACGCCGTTGACCATTTCGATCACACCTTTGCCGACAAGCGTGCGCATCGCTTCCCGCACAACGGGCCGGCTCACATCCAGCAACTCAGCCAGCTTGCCCTCCGCCGGCAACACCGTGCCCGCCTTCAGATCGTTCTTCTGAATGTGTCCGAAAATCGAACGCACCGCTTGATCGACGAGGCTTTCTTTTTGCAGAGGAGCGAGGCTCATTACAGGGCATTTTTCGGCAGTAAATTGTTTTCTGTCAAGCTATCTTATAGATTCACAACTGGATAGGCGATTGCACTACTCGCGCATAGACAGGGAACTACGCTCTTTTGCCCTAGCCTAGTCAAGAAGGTCACTTCTCAATCATACCTATCATATAGCTTGACACACTGATTGCCTAACCCCAATTACCAGCTCGTTCCCCCTTACCCATGAGCACACTCCCCCTACTCGCTCAGATTCCGGGTCGCTGCGCCCGTTTGCACCTCTGCGCCCTCGCGGCGCTCGCTGGAATTCTCACCTCTTCCTCCGCTGCGCCTACCCCACCTTGCGGCAACAGCTACGGTAGCTCGGCCGACATGGATGCCATCGAGCTCGCCATGTGGGCCGGCACCGCGACCGACGTCACCACCGCGATCACCAACGCCAAAGCCACCCGCGGCGACTCCGTCGGCTGCCCCGACCTCCTCTACACCTACATTACCCCGAACTTCACCGTCCCGACCCTCGCCACCATCGCGAGCAAATGGGAAAACGTCCACGCGCCCGGCCTGCGCGACTTCCTCATCACTTGCCCGGAGATCGGCCGCAAGGGCGCCGGTCCGGCGCTCGGCGGTTACTACGCCCACCTCGCCGGCTACGCCTCGCGACTCTCTGCGCTGCGCGACATCACCCAGATGTATATCGCGACGCAATACGTCG
This window of the Candidatus Didemnitutus sp. genome carries:
- a CDS encoding alpha-L-fucosidase, with protein sequence MNRFSQTFLAAIALAVSAVAPRASENVSSPDADAAAREIRLRWFRKGKFGLFIHWGLYALPAGYWKGERSPGIGEWVQHRMKIPASEYAGLARQFTAARFDADAWAGLAADAGMTYVVLTAKHHDGFALFKSEASSFNVVDATPFGRDVVRELAAACARRGLRFGVYYSQAQDWHERGGAGNDWDFPPNAEKERDGSFDAYLQGKVEAQLRELLTGYGPLALVWFDTPHMMATNGRADRLVKLVRALQPDCLIDGRLGGTGDYVSTDDNVVPNAGSATAWEVPATMNQTWGFRRDDRNWKSPGEVVFRLVDVVSKGGNYLLNIGPMADGTVPEVCAENLRAVGDWLKAHGEAIYGAGRSPFGEEFGEPAAHLRRPSGTAPFLAFTDWRCTTKPGRLYFTVFHVERDRTFALPAFRNRVISVHRLDDPRHESIPVRVDASGARSFEVSCEVNDLMGTVYVVEFEGGAIER
- a CDS encoding RNA polymerase sigma factor encodes the protein MSSNSRVAQSSGEQDMDEISSFPQTSASEPPRSAGADEDADDSCAFALALNDGATSPHPVAMPHTPEHRRWFSEEVQPHEPILRSYLRGSFPAVRDVDDVVQESYLRIWRTHLSTPVRSARAFLFTVARRLALDWVRRNRTAPFLSEREAGGLEVVEEKPSAQEQIDTEEKIEVLAEGLVALPRRCRDVIVLYRLKGLPRQEVAQRLGISPKTVDEQAARGVRRLEEFFRAQGYQRLFER
- a CDS encoding acetylxylan esterase, producing MNRLLLGFLLLTSALRAVTALPFGGERVAATQLQVVPDRAGWTYLPGEKVIFRVRASWDQEPLRGVEIKYRVGSEMMPADERTAKLADGSAEIDGGTLTAPGFLRCIVTASVGGKTVRALATAGFSPEKIAATQREPEDFDRFWAEGKTALEQVPLDPRVELLPAESTGAINVYHVSVATLNAAGTGTARVYGILCEPKAPGKYPALLRVPGAGVRAYTGDRELAEKGFITLQIGVHGIPVNLAPEVYTSLATGALDAYNVLNLDQRDRYYYRRIYLGCLRANDFLVNRPAWDGRHLLVTGGSQGGQLSLVTAGLDSRVTAVAAFYPAYCDVTGYLHGRAGGWPHMFRPSPDGAPAPLATPERIATTGYYDAVNFARRIKAPGFYSWGYNDESCPPTSVFAAYNSISAPKQMLIALEMGHAATPEQTERAKEWLIAQGRR
- a CDS encoding FadR family transcriptional regulator yields the protein MSLAPLQKESLVDQAVRSIFGHIQKNDLKAGTVLPAEGKLAELLDVSRPVVREAMRTLVGKGVIEMVNGVGAVVRPLDARSLAEVIERLAATRVNNAWEIEEARHGLEMHAAMLAAQKRTEQDLADLEDIVQQMRGAMDDKFRYASLNSEFHRRIAQATGNPLLYTLVCALLDVLGGVMTEIYGQVIPDDHWVAIHRYHEEILAHIRNRDAAKARDATLEHLLFAVRKL
- a CDS encoding long-chain fatty acid--CoA ligase; translated protein: MPAPDLLLPQLLARTCARVPDRAVFVCESRRVTYRNFCHDVRAVAAGLQARGIRKGDRVALIMPNSIEFAVALFALWEIGAIATPTCTIYTRPEASAQWSDAAIALVLSDAKCAEVAAAAANECPHAPTVIVVNGAAPGGDSASWPEWLARGGQPVPVKLEPHDLACLQYTGGTTGVSKGAMLTQANIVANVFQSAACVGLGRADPEVLVGALPFFHIFALTCVLAAGVAHGATVIVFPRFEPRNVVETFRRHRPTIFHGVPTMFIGLLNTPEAAPEDFDSVRVCMSGGAALPVEVMRNFQTKLLRRGQISEGYGLSETSPVTHANPPDGPVVAGSIGRPAPDTEVRIVDVETGTRDLPDGEAGEVVVRGPQVMAGYWRAPEETARVLRDGWLHTGDIGYRDAAGYFYLIDRKKDLVIAGGFNVYPREVEEALFRHPGILEAVVIGVPDPYRGETVKAFVVLQPAATLDAEAVIAHCRQHLAAYKVPRLVEFRSALPKSGVGKYLRRELRAEEIARAQATPADRPRRTATGM